The genomic segment AGCAGCCGGTACGGACCCCGGGTGATCAGGCCTGACGCCCGTGTGCAGGCCTCCGCCTTCTGGGAGGTCACCAGCCACCTCCTCAACAGCGCCCTGTTCGTCCTGGTGGGCATGCAACTGCCCGCCGCGGTCCGGGCCCTGACCTCCACGGACCTGCTGCAGGCCGTCGCGGTGGCCCTCGCCGTGAGTGCCGCGGTGGTCGGAACGAGGTTCCTGTGGTTCTACAGCGTCCCCTACGCGGTACGTCTGGTGGACCGGCGGCCTGTACAGAAGGCGCGCCGGATCGGGGCGCTGCAGCGACTGCCGCTGGCCTGGGCCGGCATGCGCGGCGCCATCTCCCTGGCGGCCGCTCTCACCATCCCGGCGGTGACCGCCGAAGGACGTCCCGTGGATCACCGGGACGCCATCGTGTTCACGACCGTCGTCGTCATCGTCGTGACCCTCGCCGTGCTCGGTCCGACCCTGCCGGCCGTGGTCCGGTGGGCACGGAGCGACGCCGACGACGAGCAGACCGCCGAGTCCGTCCTCGCACACCGCCACCTCAGCGCTGCCGCGCTGCGCGCACTGCCCGCACTGGCCCGCCGCCACGGCGTCGAAGCGGGCACGGTCGCTCAGCTGGAACGCGACATCAGCGACCGCGTCCACGGCGGGGAGGCCGCCACCCGGCGCAGCCACAGCGCCCACCAGCTGGAGGCCGCGCTGCTCCGGGTCAAGCGGCAGGCGCTGACCGAGCTGCGGGACGCCGGGCACATCGACGACATCGTGCTCCGCGGCGTTCAGGACGTGCTGGACGCCGAGGACGTACGGCTGTCGCTCAAGGCGGCGCGGATGCCGATGGTGACCGGCGCACCGAATCCGGAGGCGGTGCCACCACGCTCTCCCTAGCCGGAGTTCCGCGTACACCAGGCTCTTCCCTCGCACGGCGGCGCTCCCGACACCCGGGAGCGCCTTTCGTGGCGCCGGGCCAGGGCGGATGTTCCTGCGGGACCGGTCAATCGGTGACCACGGCGGGCGGGCGTCGCCCGCACACCCCGCCGTCCACGCTCACACCGCCCGCGGCCGCCGCGCATGGGCGGCCTGTGCCCAACCAGCAGGCGGGTCGGCATCGCGCCGACCGGTCGGCTGCTTCTCCCTCGTCGACGGTCGTACCTTCCAGGGTCCGTCGCGTCGCTGGCAGCGAGAGGTGACGATGATCATGTGGCGGGATGAAAGGCAGCTCAACGCATAGGATGTGACGCGCTTTCGCTACTTCGCATACCAGTAAACATACGAACTGCTCCTGAGCGCCGAAGCTGCTCGGCGTCTCGCACACGATGAGGGATCATGGGGGGATCGGGTACGTCACGCCTTCACTTCGCGGTGCTCGGCCGGCTTCGGGCGAGCCGCGACGGCATACAGCTGGACCTCGGACCGCCCCAGCAGCAGGCGGTGGCCGCGGTCCTGATCCTGCGGCAGGGCCGCGTCGTGAGCAGGGACGACCTCGTGGGTGCCCTGTGGGACGTCCCGCCCCGGCGCCCGGAGACCGTGGTGCGTACATACGTATGGCGCCTGCGTAATCTCCTGGAGCCCGATCGCGCGTCTGGCGAGCCGTGGCGTGTTCTGCGGTCCGTGCCCGGCGGCTACTCGCTGAGTCCGGCCGACGGCACGCTGGACCGGGAGATGTTCGAACAGCAGGTGGCCGAAGCGCGGATCCGCGGCGCGGCCGGTGACTCGGCGGGAGCCCGGGACCTGTTCGACACCGCCCTGGCGATGTGGCGGGAGCCGACACTGACAGGGATACCCGGTCCCTTCGCGGAAGCCGAGCGCTCCCGGCTGGAGGAACGCCGCCTGGACGTGGTCGAGGCCCGCCTGGAGGCGATGGTGGAGCTCGGCGAGTGTGCTGACGCCGCCACCGATCTCAGCGCGCTCGCCGAGATCCACCCGCTGCGCGAAGGCCTGCACTATCTGCTGATGCAGGCGCTGCACCGCACCGGCCGCCAGGGCGAGGCACTGGCGGCCTACCGCCGGGCGCACCGCCTGCTCGCACGCGAACTGGGCATCGAGCCCAACGCCCGCCTGCAGCAGTTGCACGCCGACATCCTCGGCCGCACCGCTCCTTCCGCCCGGCCGCCCGAGGTCGTCTCCCGTCAGGAACGGGCGCCCCGTCAGATCCCCCATGCGGTGGCCGACTTCACCGGCCGCGCCCGGGAGACCGAAAGCATCAGGAACGCTCTGTCGCACCCTCCGGCGCAGGCACTGCCCATCGTGCTGGTGACCGGAATGGGAGGCGCCGGGAAGACCTCCCTGGTCATGCACAGCGTGCAGAGCGTGCTCGCCGCCTACCCGGACGGGCAGCTCTACGTCGACCTGCGTGGAGCCGACGGAACGCCCGCCGACCCCGGCACCGTGCTGGCGTCCTTCCTGCGCGCCCTGGGCGAGCGCGACTCCTACATCCCGACGGAGCTGAACGATCGGGCCGCCCTGTACCGCTCCCGGCTGGCCCAGCAGCGCGTGCTGATCGTGCTGGACAACGCCGCCGACATGGACCAGGTGACCCCGCTGCTGCCCGGCGCCCCCACCTGCGCCGTGGTCATCACCAGCCGCAGCGGCCTGGCGACCCTCCCGGTCAGCCTGCGGATCGTCCTCGGAGCACTGCCCCTGCGAGAGGCGATGGGACTGTTCACCCGGCTCATCGGGGCCGCCCGCGTCGAGGCGGAGCCACGTACCGCGCACCGCATCCTCACCGCCTGCGGGGGACTGCCGCTGGCCGTGCGGATCATCGGATCCCGGCTGGCCGCGCGCCCCGCATGGAGCCTGGCCGACCTGGCGGAACGCCTCGCCGACGAACAGCACCGACTGTCCGAACTGACAGTTGACACGGTCACCGTCGAATCCAGCTTCGCCCTCGGATACGGCCAACTCGACGACCTCACGCGCCGGACCCTGCGGCTGCTCGCCCTGCCCGCCCACGGTGTGTACGACCTGACGACCGCGAGCGCCGTGCTCGACTTTCCGGCGGAGACCGCCAAGGCCCTGCTGGAACGGCTGGTCGGCGTCGGGCTGCTGGAGTCGCCCGCGCTGGAGCGCTACCGCTGTCACGACCTGGTCCGCCTGTTCGCCCGACGCCTGGCTGCGGAGACGGACCCCGAACAGGTCCGCCACGCCGCGCTGGGACGCCTCCTGGATCTGCATCTGGTCGCCGCCGCCGAGTCCTACCGTGTCATCCGGCCCGGTCACACAGTGGCGCGCACGGCACTGCCCGTCGTGCCGGGAGGAACGCGCTTCGCCGGCGTCGACGAGGTGCTCGCGTGGAGCGCCTCCAGTCTCGACGACATCCTGATGCTCCTGACGCAGACAGCGGCCACGCACACCGACCGCGCCGCGACGCTGCTGCTGATGCTGGACGCCGTGCTGATGAACGCCCACCTGTGGCACCAGATCATCCCGGTGGCCACCCTCGTCGCCGACGCGGCCGCCCACGCGCACGACGGGCGTTCCGAGGGCCGTGCCCGCTACATCCTGGGCGGAGCGCTGTCCCAAGTCGGGCGGCTGAGTGAGGCGGAAAGCCAGGTGGCCCGGGTACTGCAGTCGTCGTGTGAGGGGGATGAGGACGTCCGCGCCATGGCACTGAACGTTCAGGCCATGGTCGTCGGTCACCGCGACCCGGTTCGCGCTGTCCGTTTGTTCCGAGAGGCCGCCGCCCTGGCCGGACGGCGAGGCAACCGGTCCCTGGAGTCGATGGTGCTGGGCAACGCAGTCCAGACCCGGCTGAGCAGTGAGGGCATCGACGAGCAGACCGTGGCCGAATCGGAGCGCCAGGTCGAGCTGTCCCGACAACTCGGCGACCGGCAGGGAGAAGCCCTGTCGAACTACCGCTACGGGCAGGTGCTGGTACGCCAGGGTTTGCTCGATGAGGCGATCGCCGTCTATCAGCACGTCCTGGGGCTGCTGGTCGAAGGGGATTGGGACTTCGTACGCGCGGGTACCCTCATTCGCCTCAGCGAGGCGTACACCGCGGCGAACCGCCTGCACCCGGCCGTGCGGTGTGCCGAAGAGGGGCTGAAGCTGACCAGGGCGGTCCGGCATGAGCAGTTGGAGGCTCTGTCCCTGCGCGCGCTCGGCGACGCCCTGGCCGCGATGGGCCGTGCCGAGGAAGCGGTGGAGCACTGGCGGAAAGCCCTGGCCATCCTGCGCCATCTCGGTTTCCAGGGCGACGCCGCAACCGTGGAGGAACGTCTCGCCGCTGCTGCCCCTTGACACCGCTTCGGACCTGCGCCACTCCGCCGCGCGATCCCCTGACGCATGATCAGCCCTTCGCACGCGCCGCGGGGTCTTCCGGCCCGCGAACGGGAACTTGCGACGATCGGCGACCTCCTCGCCGCGTCCGGTGCGGGCCGCGGCGGCACGCCGGTGGTCGCGGGTGAACCCGGGCTCGGCAAGACGGCCCTGCTGCGACGGAGTGCCGACGACGGGGGAGGGTCACGCGGTGTCTGATGGCTCCCCTCTTCGGCCGCCGATCTCCGGCGCACTGACGACGCGCAGGGTGGCGGCGCGGGCAACGGGTGCGGTGATGAAGCCGACGGGGCCCGGCCAGCCGAGTCCGTACTTCTGCGCATAGGCGGCATCGATCCGCTCCAGCAGGGGGAGGTCCGGCACGGGTTCGAAGTGCGCCTGCACGATGCCGTCCGCGCACCATACCTGTGCGGAGGAACCCGCCACCTGTCGGTGCCACCACGTCCGAACCCCGGACAGGGCCCGGACATACACATCGTCGTCCACGCTCACGATCCACAACTCACAGGTTCGATCCGTGTCTTGAGCCGTCGTGACACGTAGCGTGACCTGCATGTGCCGCCCCAGCCGAACCGACCGTTCCACGTGCAGCCTCCTCCGGATTCCGTCCGCCGCCACCGGGCGGAGGCTCGGTGACGGCCGACGGAACATGCGCAACGGCAGGAGGCCGACCCATGGGGGTACGGACACGTGGCCTTCCAGCCGTTCGTGCGATCGGGAACACCACTGTGTCGGAACCGCGAAGAGGCCGCTTCGGTGAAACTCGCCTAGCCCGACCCGGTTCGCGGTGTGCGGGGCGGGTCGAGCGGTGTGGGTGCGGCTCGGTGTGCTCAGACGGACCGGGGTCAGACGGAGTCGATCACGAGCGCGCCGGCGGTGGCGAAGGTGTGCCGGAACTCCTTGAGGGGCTTGTAGTCCTCGGAGTGGTAGAAGTCGAGGACGGCCTGCTTGTCGGGGAACTCCAGGATCACTCCGATGCCGGGACGCTGGTCGGCTTCCAGGACGATGCATTCGGTGTCCCGGGCGATGGGCCTGCCGCCGTAGCGGGAGACCACGTCGAGCGTCCGGGACTCGTAGTCCCGCATCTTCTCGTCGTCCTGGGGGGTGACGCTGATGACCATGTAGGCACTCAACTGACCGCATCCTTCGTTAGTTCGCAATGACGTGAACTATTGAACTGTAAGGCACCTGCGAGGCAAAACGCCAGGTCTGTGAATCGGGGCACATGGATTCGTCAGTCCGCAAACTTGCGTACACTCGAAGAGTGAAAGCGCTGACGCATCCCGCCCGGACCGAACTGCGCATCGAGTCGGTGCTGGACGCGATGGCCAACCCCACGCGGTTGAGGATCATCGAGCGCCTCGCCCGGGGCGAGGAGCTGACCTGCGGGACGACGCTGCCCGACGTCTCGGCCTCCACGGCCAGCCGCCACTGGCACGTCCTGCGCGAGGCCGGCGTACTGAGGGCCCGCCGGGAAGGCCGGATCATCCTGCACAGTCTGCGCCGGGACGACCTGGACGCCCGCTTCCCCGGCCTGCTCGACAGCGTCCTCGCGGCCGTACGCGACGCCCAGGAGACAGCGGCCGAGCCGGACGGCCGCTGACCCGGGTGCCTTCGTCGCGCGGAGCGGGCGGCACGCACCGCAGGTGCGGATCCGCCCTCCTTGCCGGGGCCTCGGGGCCGCGGCTTCCCCTCTCGGCACCGCCCGGCGGCGCCGATCACCAGTCGCAGGTGCTCGACGGCGCGGGTGCCACCGACGCTGCCGTGACTGACGAAGCCGGCGGCCTCGTTGTTCCACTCCTTGTAAAGGAAACCGATGGCGGGCGGTGGAGCGCGGGCTTACAGCTCGCCCGGGCGCCCGTAGCGGTAGAAGAAGGGACCGATCTGCGCGGCGAGGGCGCGGGTGAGCGCCGAGCTGTTCTCCAGCAGCCGCGCACCGGGGTCGAGGTCGCCCACGTACAGCGGGTCGAAGCCCGCGTCACGGATGAGCCGCTCAGTGACTTCCTTGGCGCCGGGTTCGGCCGCGAAGAGGTTGCTGGGCACGACCCGCTGCGCGTCGATCTGCTCGTACGCGGCGGCGAAGACGGTGGAGAACGACTTGGCGGTGGGCCCCCCGATGACCGCCTTGATCTGGTGGGAGAGAGACGGGTAGGTCTCGTCCCGTGTTCCGTAGAGGTTGGTGGCGTCGACGGTCACCTGGCCGGCCAGCCCGGTCACCTTCCCCAGTGCTGCGGCGATCGCGTCTCCGGGTACGGCCACGACGACGACCTCGGCGTCGCAGGCATCGCCGCCCTCGCGTCCCAGCGCGGTCACCTGGTGGCCGGCCTGCTGCCATCTGCGGGCGAGGCCACCGCCGACGCGACCCCGGCCGATGACGGTGATGTCCATGCTGACCTCCTTGTTGATTCATCAATGAATTAGCCCGGTGATTGCTGGCACGTCAGCAATCGCTGTGCGCCGAAAGACGATCAGCCGAGCAGCGTCCGCCGCAGCCACGCCGCCCTGGCCGCGCGTGCCCGCTTCGACAGCTCGGCGTCCGGGGCGAGCGCGTCGAAGCCGTGGAAGCCCCCGGGCCACACGTGCAGCTCCGCCTCGCCCCCGGCCTGCCAGACGCGCGAGGCGTAGGCGACGACCTCGTCGCGGAACGTCTCGGCGGAACCTACGTCGATGAAGAGCGGCGGCAGGCCGGACAGGTCCTCGGCGCGCGCGGGCGACGCGTAGGCCGTGACGTCCGGGCCGCCGCGCCGCTCACCCAGCAGCGCCGTCCAGCCCGTGTCGTTCGCGGTGCGGTCCCAGGCGCCCACACCGGCCATCTGGTGGGCGGACAGGCTGTCGTTGCGGTCGTCGAGCATCGGGCAGACCAGCAACTGCCCCGCTGGCACGGGGCCGTCGAGGTCCCGGGCGAGCAGCGTCAGGGCCGCGGTCAGGCCACCGCCGGCGCTGGGCCCCGACACGACCAGCCGGCCGGGATCGACGCCCAGCTCGTCCGCGTGGTCCACGGTCCAGCGCAGCCCCGCGTACACGTCCTCCAGCCCCGCGGGGAAGGGGTGTTCGGGGGCCAGCCGGTACTCGACGGACACGAGCACGACGCCCAGCTCCTGCACCCAGTCGAGCATCTCCCCGATGAGGTTGCGGTTGTCCCCGAGGATCATGCCGCCGCCGTGGGTGAAGTAGACCGCGGGCCGTGGCCCGGTGGAGCCGGCCGGTCGGCAGATCAGCAGCGAGATCTCGGGAGCGCCTTCCGGCCCCGGGACCCGGCGCTCCGTGAAATCGATCGCACCACCCCGGTGCAGCTCGTCGTCGGTCGGCGCCGTGGCCGCCATGAACGCGCGCAGGGCCGGGATCATCTCTGGCAGGACAGCCGACGGCATGGTGTGTGCCAACTCCGTGAGAACGGGCACCAGTTCGGGGTCGAAGGGGGGTGGCGGTCCGGGGCGGGACGTGTCGGTCATCGGTGTCGGTGCACTCCTGTCGGGCGGGACGGCACGCGCGCAGGGGCCGAGCACCCGGACTGCCTGCCGTGACGGACGGAAGAAGGCCGACCGGCCGCCGTGCGGGGCGGCCGGGGCTTCGGACATGGCTCGGGCCCGGCCCCGGCCTGGGGCAGCCAGGTGGGGGCGAGCCGCGGGTGGCACGGACCGAGCCGTTGCCGTGCCACCCGCGCTCCTCGTCCCCCTGGGACGAGGAGCGCTGCTCAGCCCTTGTTCTGGCCGAGCAACTGGAGCTCCCAGGCGAGGCTGGTGCCGAAACTGCCGCCGTGCTCCAGAAGGATCTCGGTCATGCCGGGAACGGTCTCCTCGCGGGCCCAGTCCCGCTGCCACTCGGAGATGACGGTGCCGGAGCAGGTGGGTATGACACCGGCCTGGATCATCCGCTCGATGCCGCGCTCATGAGCTTCGGTGGTGGTGGCCCCCGAGGCGTCGGTCACGGCGAAGACGCGGTAGCCGTCGGCGAGGGCGTGGATGGCGGGCCAGGCCAGGCAGATGTCCGTCCACAGACCGGCGATGACGAGGTCCTTGCGCCCGGTGGCCGCGACGGCGTCCACGACGCGCTGGTCCTCCCAGGTGTTGATCGCCGTACGGTCGATCGGCGTCTGCTCCGGGAAGACGTCCTGGAGCTGGCGGATGATGTGGCCGCCACGGTCCTCGACCACTGTGGTGAGGA from the Streptomyces sp. NBC_00310 genome contains:
- a CDS encoding DUF2255 family protein, with amino-acid sequence MFRRPSPSLRPVAADGIRRRLHVERSVRLGRHMQVTLRVTTAQDTDRTCELWIVSVDDDVYVRALSGVRTWWHRQVAGSSAQVWCADGIVQAHFEPVPDLPLLERIDAAYAQKYGLGWPGPVGFITAPVARAATLRVVSAPEIGGRRGEPSDTA
- a CDS encoding ArsR/SmtB family transcription factor, with product MKALTHPARTELRIESVLDAMANPTRLRIIERLARGEELTCGTTLPDVSASTASRHWHVLREAGVLRARREGRIILHSLRRDDLDARFPGLLDSVLAAVRDAQETAAEPDGR
- a CDS encoding alpha/beta hydrolase, which encodes MTDTSRPGPPPPFDPELVPVLTELAHTMPSAVLPEMIPALRAFMAATAPTDDELHRGGAIDFTERRVPGPEGAPEISLLICRPAGSTGPRPAVYFTHGGGMILGDNRNLIGEMLDWVQELGVVLVSVEYRLAPEHPFPAGLEDVYAGLRWTVDHADELGVDPGRLVVSGPSAGGGLTAALTLLARDLDGPVPAGQLLVCPMLDDRNDSLSAHQMAGVGAWDRTANDTGWTALLGERRGGPDVTAYASPARAEDLSGLPPLFIDVGSAETFRDEVVAYASRVWQAGGEAELHVWPGGFHGFDALAPDAELSKRARAARAAWLRRTLLG
- a CDS encoding dinucleotide-binding protein, yielding MDITVIGRGRVGGGLARRWQQAGHQVTALGREGGDACDAEVVVVAVPGDAIAAALGKVTGLAGQVTVDATNLYGTRDETYPSLSHQIKAVIGGPTAKSFSTVFAAAYEQIDAQRVVPSNLFAAEPGAKEVTERLIRDAGFDPLYVGDLDPGARLLENSSALTRALAAQIGPFFYRYGRPGEL
- a CDS encoding DUF1330 domain-containing protein, whose amino-acid sequence is MSAYMVISVTPQDDEKMRDYESRTLDVVSRYGGRPIARDTECIVLEADQRPGIGVILEFPDKQAVLDFYHSEDYKPLKEFRHTFATAGALVIDSV
- a CDS encoding hydrolase, whose amino-acid sequence is MAAKGITYTGLDALLTPEKSVLLLIDHQGAQFAGMRSMDATLVVNNVTALAKGAKLFDVPTILTTVVEDRGGHIIRQLQDVFPEQTPIDRTAINTWEDQRVVDAVAATGRKDLVIAGLWTDICLAWPAIHALADGYRVFAVTDASGATTTEAHERGIERMIQAGVIPTCSGTVISEWQRDWAREETVPGMTEILLEHGGSFGTSLAWELQLLGQNKG
- a CDS encoding Na+/H+ antiporter is translated as MENLELVVAVAAAVLVTGWTVRRTGLSEPLLLLGAGCLMGMTPPFDAVTLSPETVLLLFLPALLYWEALTSSVREIRHNLRTIALQSTVLVLATALAVAAVAHAFGYPWPLALVLGAVLAPTDAAAVAAVARAMPRRILTVLRTESLLNDGTALVLLAVAIEVVAEDVPFSWAGTSVRFIESYVGGIAIGVAVALLLRWVRRRLDDPLLHSVLSVATPFFAFLPAELLHVSGVLAVVTCGLVSSRYGPRVIRPDARVQASAFWEVTSHLLNSALFVLVGMQLPAAVRALTSTDLLQAVAVALAVSAAVVGTRFLWFYSVPYAVRLVDRRPVQKARRIGALQRLPLAWAGMRGAISLAAALTIPAVTAEGRPVDHRDAIVFTTVVVIVVTLAVLGPTLPAVVRWARSDADDEQTAESVLAHRHLSAAALRALPALARRHGVEAGTVAQLERDISDRVHGGEAATRRSHSAHQLEAALLRVKRQALTELRDAGHIDDIVLRGVQDVLDAEDVRLSLKAARMPMVTGAPNPEAVPPRSP
- a CDS encoding AfsR/SARP family transcriptional regulator, with amino-acid sequence MGGSGTSRLHFAVLGRLRASRDGIQLDLGPPQQQAVAAVLILRQGRVVSRDDLVGALWDVPPRRPETVVRTYVWRLRNLLEPDRASGEPWRVLRSVPGGYSLSPADGTLDREMFEQQVAEARIRGAAGDSAGARDLFDTALAMWREPTLTGIPGPFAEAERSRLEERRLDVVEARLEAMVELGECADAATDLSALAEIHPLREGLHYLLMQALHRTGRQGEALAAYRRAHRLLARELGIEPNARLQQLHADILGRTAPSARPPEVVSRQERAPRQIPHAVADFTGRARETESIRNALSHPPAQALPIVLVTGMGGAGKTSLVMHSVQSVLAAYPDGQLYVDLRGADGTPADPGTVLASFLRALGERDSYIPTELNDRAALYRSRLAQQRVLIVLDNAADMDQVTPLLPGAPTCAVVITSRSGLATLPVSLRIVLGALPLREAMGLFTRLIGAARVEAEPRTAHRILTACGGLPLAVRIIGSRLAARPAWSLADLAERLADEQHRLSELTVDTVTVESSFALGYGQLDDLTRRTLRLLALPAHGVYDLTTASAVLDFPAETAKALLERLVGVGLLESPALERYRCHDLVRLFARRLAAETDPEQVRHAALGRLLDLHLVAAAESYRVIRPGHTVARTALPVVPGGTRFAGVDEVLAWSASSLDDILMLLTQTAATHTDRAATLLLMLDAVLMNAHLWHQIIPVATLVADAAAHAHDGRSEGRARYILGGALSQVGRLSEAESQVARVLQSSCEGDEDVRAMALNVQAMVVGHRDPVRAVRLFREAAALAGRRGNRSLESMVLGNAVQTRLSSEGIDEQTVAESERQVELSRQLGDRQGEALSNYRYGQVLVRQGLLDEAIAVYQHVLGLLVEGDWDFVRAGTLIRLSEAYTAANRLHPAVRCAEEGLKLTRAVRHEQLEALSLRALGDALAAMGRAEEAVEHWRKALAILRHLGFQGDAATVEERLAAAAP